The Ruficoccus amylovorans region CTTAAACGTCCGGCTGAGGTAGGTCGGGTGGCACTTGAGGCTCTGCGCGATCCCCTCCACCGAGAGCTCATCCTCGTAGTGCCGGTGCACATGGCGCATGGCCGACTGCACGAGCGGGGAGAAGGAATGGTGGTTGTTGAGAAACTGCGTGTTCATCTCCGTGCGGTAGCGCGACAGGGGCAGCCCGCTGGCCTTGACCGTACTGAGGGTGAAATCACAGACCAGTCGCAGTCTTTCCCGATAAACCGGCACACTCTCGGGCGTAATCTCCGGCAGGTGGTTAAGCTCGTGAAGGTAGGCGTCGGGAGAGAACTGCCGGCGCTGGCAATACTTCATAATCCGGCGGCGGGCCAGCTCACGGGTCCCCCGGAGCAGCACGGAGCCGTAGTAAAAGACGCCCATCAGCCGGTCGCAGAAAAACAGGGGCTCGACCATATCGGTGACGCCCAGGTGGCACTGGCCGACGAAGCCCTGCCCACGCTTACGCGCCAGCGTGTTGGTCAGGATTTTGTTCTTGATGCAGTCGGCGTGGCTTTGGCGCGTATGCCGGGCCTGATTGCAGAACGCGCAGTTATGCATCCGGAAGCGCGAGGTCAGGCGCAGTTCCGGGATGTCGAATGTGATCCCGGTGAGGTCCTCGAAATTAAGCCGGAGCACCCCGGCATCCTCGACGAGCACACAGAGCCGCTCCAGCAGGGACTCTCCCGCAGCCAACTTGGACTGGCGTTTATCGGTGGTATCTGAGGTCGGACTCACAGCAAGCAGAGACTAATAAGGGGAAATTTACAGACTATCTGAATCGGGGTGGCCGGTGTAAAGTCTAAAGGCATGCCGCAGCACAAGCAGAGCCTGAAGACTGACGTTCTCGTCGCCGGCGGAGGCTGTGCCGGCTTGGCCGCCGCCCTCGCCGCCGCCCGTAAAGGTTGCGACGTGATTTTGGTCGAGCGAGCGCCTTTCGCGGGGGGGATTGTCACCGCCGTGGGTCTGCCCTACCTCGACGGGCTTGTCGATCCGGACAGCGGCGCGATCGTCACGCGTGGCATCCCCGTGGAAATACTCAGCCGCATGGGGGGCTGCGCCCCCGACGCGCAACGGGCGACGGACATATCCCCCCGCTTACGCGAAGAGCACTCCCCAGCCGCCGTGCTGATCCCCAGCACCGAGCAGTTCAAGCGAGTGGCCGATGCCATGCTGACCGAATGTGGCCCGCGTCTGCGCATCCTCTACACCGGCACGGTCTGTGACGCAACCGTGCGCGAAGGCCGTATTGCCCGTGTATCCGTCGCCGCCAAGACTGGGCTGTATCCGATTGAGGCGCGGAGCTATATCGACGCCACGGGGGACGCCGACCTGGCCTGGCTCGCGGAGTGCGCGGTGGAAAAATCCACGCCGCTGATGCCAATGACCCTGCACTTTCGCATCGGCAACGTACACCCCCACCCCAGCATGAAAGCGCAGATGCAGACTGTCTGTGAGCAGGCGGCCCGGTCCGGGGAACTCAAGGCCTTTTACGGCCCGCACTTCGAGTGCCACTACGCCCCGGACGAGATCGACGTGCATGCCATTCGCATCAACGGCGATGCCAGCGATGCTTTTGACCTCAGCCGGGCCGAGATCGAAGGTCGCCGCGACAGTTGGCTCATGTTTGAGCGCTGGAAAAAAGACGTCCCCGGTTTCGAGGATGCGTACTTCGTCACCTCCGGTCCCTTCATCGGTGTGCGCGAAACCCGGCGCCTGCAAGGCCGCTACCGTCTGCACGAGGACGATATCCTCGGGCACACCGTTTTCGACGATGCCGTGGCGACGGGCACCTGGTACATGGACGTGCATCCAAACTCCGCCACCCCCGGCGATTTCCAGGACTACAAGCCCTACTGGCCGGGCCCCTACCAGATCCCCTACCGCAGCCTGCTTCCAATTGAAGTCAACAATCTTCTGGTCGCCGGGCGCTGCCACTCCGCCACCCGCCAGGCGGCGGCCTCCAGCCGTGTTACCGCCACCGCCATGTCCATGGGGCAAGCTGCCGGGCACGCCGCAGCCCTCGCCCAGAGTCGCCGCCAAGACGTCGGTGACCTGCACGGGGAGACCGTGGGTAACGCGCTTGCCGAGAACGGCGCGGGCATCTACATTCCGGAGCGCCGCCCCGCCGGCACCCGTTAGAAAACGACCAGCCAAGCCCGTCCGTTACCGCCTATGCGCCCCGACGCCCCGAACATCCTTTTCATCACCTGTGACCAACTGCGCAGGGACGCGCTCGGCTGCTACGGCAACCCGGTCATCCGCACGCCCAACATCGACCGCCTGGCGGCGCAGTCGATCCAGCTCGACGACATGCACGTGGCCTGCCCCGTCTGCGCGCCCAACCGCGCCAGTTGGGCTACCGGGCGCATGCCCTCGGCCCACGGGTTGAAAGCCAACGGCACGGTTCTGCCTCTGCACGAGTTGACCTTTATGGAGGTCCTGCGGCGCAACGGCTACCACACGGGCGCGGCGGGCAAACTCCACTTTCGCCCCCAGTGGAACTACCGCCCCGGCGACAAGGCTGGCGTGCTCAAAGCCGCCTCGGGCGAAGGTGCCGCCGATCCGCAGCCGCCCCTGTGGGAGCTGCCGTTCTACGGGCTGGAGAGCTGCATGCTCGTCGAGGATCATAACGCAGGCCCCTACGGCGAAATGCTCCGCGCCCACGGCTTCGACCCTTGGGAGGATCCGCACAGCTTCACCTACCCGCAGCACACCACCCGGCAGTCCCGTTACCCCGCTCACCTGAGCAAGACGAGCTGGATCACAGATCGCTCGCTGGAGTTTCTGGATCGGCAGGACGCAGTCCGTCCGTTTTTCCTGTGGACCTCGTACGTCCACCCGCATCATCCCTTCGTCGTGCCCGCGCCCTTTGACACGCTCTACGATCCGGCCGAGATGCCGCTGCCACAGTGGCGCCCGGGCATGGACGCGGACTTCCCCGAGCGCTACCGGCGTAAGTATCTCGCCGAAGGCGCCTCACACGAGGCCATCGGCATGCACAAGCTCAGCGACGAAGACTGGCAGCGCATCAAGGCCTACTATTACGGCATGATCAGCCACATCGATGAGCAGGTCGGCCGTTTGCTCGATTGGCTGAAGGAGCATGACCAACTCGAGCGCACCTTGGTCGTTTTCTCTTCCGACCATGGAGAGCTTTTGGGCGACTACCACCTGCTATTCAAGGCCACTCATCA contains the following coding sequences:
- a CDS encoding FAD-dependent oxidoreductase; this translates as MPQHKQSLKTDVLVAGGGCAGLAAALAAARKGCDVILVERAPFAGGIVTAVGLPYLDGLVDPDSGAIVTRGIPVEILSRMGGCAPDAQRATDISPRLREEHSPAAVLIPSTEQFKRVADAMLTECGPRLRILYTGTVCDATVREGRIARVSVAAKTGLYPIEARSYIDATGDADLAWLAECAVEKSTPLMPMTLHFRIGNVHPHPSMKAQMQTVCEQAARSGELKAFYGPHFECHYAPDEIDVHAIRINGDASDAFDLSRAEIEGRRDSWLMFERWKKDVPGFEDAYFVTSGPFIGVRETRRLQGRYRLHEDDILGHTVFDDAVATGTWYMDVHPNSATPGDFQDYKPYWPGPYQIPYRSLLPIEVNNLLVAGRCHSATRQAAASSRVTATAMSMGQAAGHAAALAQSRRQDVGDLHGETVGNALAENGAGIYIPERRPAGTR
- a CDS encoding helix-turn-helix domain-containing protein, translated to MSPTSDTTDKRQSKLAAGESLLERLCVLVEDAGVLRLNFEDLTGITFDIPELRLTSRFRMHNCAFCNQARHTRQSHADCIKNKILTNTLARKRGQGFVGQCHLGVTDMVEPLFFCDRLMGVFYYGSVLLRGTRELARRRIMKYCQRRQFSPDAYLHELNHLPEITPESVPVYRERLRLVCDFTLSTVKASGLPLSRYRTEMNTQFLNNHHSFSPLVQSAMRHVHRHYEDELSVEGIAQSLKCHPTYLSRTFKENVGFGLAEYIKRVRIDHAIQLLIMDRFSVGEICYFVGFQDQSHFGKVFRHFVGMTPNAFREHCRAGEPPVSLSLSTPLLSHVNSL
- a CDS encoding sulfatase family protein, with protein sequence MRPDAPNILFITCDQLRRDALGCYGNPVIRTPNIDRLAAQSIQLDDMHVACPVCAPNRASWATGRMPSAHGLKANGTVLPLHELTFMEVLRRNGYHTGAAGKLHFRPQWNYRPGDKAGVLKAASGEGAADPQPPLWELPFYGLESCMLVEDHNAGPYGEMLRAHGFDPWEDPHSFTYPQHTTRQSRYPAHLSKTSWITDRSLEFLDRQDAVRPFFLWTSYVHPHHPFVVPAPFDTLYDPAEMPLPQWRPGMDADFPERYRRKYLAEGASHEAIGMHKLSDEDWQRIKAYYYGMISHIDEQVGRLLDWLKEHDQLERTLVVFSSDHGELLGDYHLLFKATHHGCVTSVPCLWKLPGAPASNRRLEALGSCTDLMPTLLDLAGMDIPEGVQGRSLRPLFADGSAPTREELLIEDQTHLRTLLTRRWRFTWHGHGERGELFDRQSDPHELHNRWDDPEHAATRRELTARLMDTLIANLDPLPPKTALC